The Desulfurellaceae bacterium genome includes a region encoding these proteins:
- the fbp gene encoding class 1 fructose-bisphosphatase, whose protein sequence is MESTSITLTRYLLMQQREHPGATGEFSMLLSQIAFAAKTISRELGRAGLVDILGASGEINIQGEVQQKLDQISNDAFLAAFANGQLVSEMVSEEMEHPTPIQGNEEKGKYVIFVDPLDGSSNLDVNVTVGSIFSVHRRPEGKKGAALVDALHLRGRGQVAAGYALYGPSTTLVYTTGQGVHGFTLDRSIGDFLLSHEHIRIPQHGSTYSINEGRRNTWFAPTRAYIDYLQETDSQTKRPYSGRYIGSLVADFHRTLLKGGVFLYPADPKNAKGKLRLMYEAAPLGFVIEQAGGRASDGTQPIRDIVPDSLHQRTPLIIGSAQDVQTAESFYQ, encoded by the coding sequence ATGGAGAGTACCAGCATCACGCTAACCCGTTATCTGTTAATGCAGCAGCGCGAGCATCCGGGTGCGACCGGAGAGTTCTCGATGCTGCTGTCGCAAATCGCGTTTGCGGCCAAAACAATATCCCGAGAGCTCGGCCGGGCCGGTCTGGTCGATATTTTGGGCGCCTCGGGCGAGATCAATATCCAGGGTGAAGTCCAGCAGAAGCTTGACCAGATCAGCAACGATGCCTTCCTGGCAGCCTTTGCCAACGGCCAGCTGGTGTCCGAGATGGTATCCGAGGAAATGGAACATCCCACCCCGATTCAGGGCAATGAGGAAAAGGGCAAATACGTCATTTTCGTCGATCCGCTCGACGGCTCGTCAAACCTGGATGTCAACGTGACGGTCGGCTCTATCTTTTCGGTCCACCGCCGCCCGGAGGGGAAAAAAGGCGCCGCGTTGGTGGACGCCCTCCATCTGCGCGGGCGTGGTCAGGTGGCGGCCGGCTATGCCCTGTACGGCCCCAGCACGACGCTGGTCTACACCACCGGCCAGGGCGTGCACGGCTTCACCCTGGACCGCAGCATTGGCGACTTCCTGCTGTCCCACGAACATATCCGTATTCCGCAGCACGGTTCGACCTACAGCATCAACGAGGGCCGTCGCAACACCTGGTTTGCCCCGACCCGCGCCTATATCGACTATCTGCAAGAGACCGACAGCCAGACCAAGCGGCCCTACTCGGGTCGCTATATCGGCTCCCTGGTGGCCGACTTTCACCGCACCCTGCTCAAAGGCGGCGTCTTCCTCTACCCGGCTGACCCCAAGAACGCCAAGGGCAAGCTGCGGCTCATGTATGAGGCCGCCCCGCTCGGCTTTGTGATCGAACAGGCCGGCGGTCGGGCCAGCGACGGCACCCAGCCCATCCGCGATATCGTCCCCGACAGCCTCCACCAGCGGACGCCGCTGATCATCGGCAGCGCCCAGGACGTGCAGACCGCAGAGTCGTTTTACCAGTAA
- a CDS encoding class I fructose-bisphosphate aldolase — protein MTERVREILSWYEGDNPGTRANIARLLNSGRLAGTGRLVILPVDQGFEHGPARSFAPNPSGYDPDYHFQLALDAGCNAYAAPLGFIEAGADTFLDRIPTILKLNNHDVLHDEKDPLSAVTSSVDDALRLGCAAVGFTIYPGSSAAQTMYEQLREITKEAKSKGLAVVVWSYPRGSDLSKAGETAVDVVAYAAQIAAQLGAHIIKVKPPSAHIELADAQKAYQRYHVPIDSLAERIRHVVQSAFNSKRIVIFSGGPAKGDEEFFG, from the coding sequence ATGACCGAACGTGTTCGTGAGATTCTGAGTTGGTATGAGGGCGACAATCCGGGCACCCGGGCCAATATTGCCCGTCTGCTCAACAGCGGCCGCCTGGCCGGCACCGGCAGACTGGTCATCCTGCCGGTCGATCAGGGCTTCGAGCACGGCCCGGCGCGCAGCTTCGCCCCGAATCCGTCCGGCTATGATCCCGACTACCATTTCCAGCTCGCGCTCGACGCCGGCTGTAACGCCTATGCCGCGCCGCTGGGATTCATCGAAGCCGGAGCCGATACCTTTCTGGACCGGATTCCAACCATTCTCAAGCTCAACAACCACGACGTGCTGCACGACGAAAAAGACCCCCTGTCGGCCGTGACCAGCAGTGTCGATGACGCCCTGCGGCTGGGTTGTGCCGCCGTCGGCTTCACCATCTACCCCGGCTCGTCGGCAGCCCAGACCATGTATGAGCAGCTGCGCGAGATCACCAAGGAGGCCAAATCCAAGGGGCTGGCCGTGGTGGTGTGGTCCTATCCGCGGGGCAGCGACCTGAGCAAGGCCGGGGAGACCGCGGTCGACGTGGTCGCCTACGCGGCCCAGATTGCGGCTCAGCTCGGGGCGCATATCATCAAGGTCAAACCGCCCTCGGCCCACATCGAGCTGGCCGACGCCCAAAAAGCCTACCAGCGCTACCATGTGCCGATCGACAGCCTGGCCGAGCGTATCCGGCATGTGGTCCAGAGCGCGTTCAACAGCAAACGGATTGTGATCTTCTCGGGCGGACCGGCCAAGGGCGACGAGGAATTCTTCGGCG